The Curtobacterium poinsettiae DNA segment CCGCTGCAGTGCGGCGTCCTGGTCGAGGTCGTCGGTGAGCGACGCGTTCGACAGGTGGGACATGAGCCCCTCGACCCGGGTGCGGTTGCCGCCGCGGGCCAGGGCGCCGGCGGTCGCGAAGAGCTCGGCCCACTCGGACTCGACCGCACCGTTGCGGCTCAGGCCGGTGTCGACGCACAGGTGCACGGCGCGGACGTCGGAATCCGCTGCTGCGGAGAGCTGCTCGACGCTCGACACCGCGGGCGTGACGTCGAACTGCGCTGCGCGGCGGAAGTCCTCGTCGGGGGCGTGCAGCCACGCGAGGATCCGGACCCCCTCGTCGATGCCGCCCTGACGGAGCGCGACGGCCTCGTCGATGTCGGCGACCCCGAGCCACTCGGCACCGGCGTCCACGAAGGCCTGCGCGGCGTCGAGGGCCCCGTGGCCGTAGGCGTTCGCCTTGACCACCGCGATGACCCCGGCCGGGGCGACCCGGTCGGCGATGGTCGCGTAGTTCTCGATCAGGGCTCCGCGATCGACCGTGATGCCGGTGAACGCACTCACCGGACCGTTCCTTCCAGGACCACGTCTGTTCCTTCCAGGACCACGAACGCGGTCGCGATCCCTCCATCATGCGAGAGCGACAGGTGCACGCTCGTCACGCCACGCGCGTCCGCCACCTGCCGGGCGCCCTGGTGCAGGGTGAGCGACGGGTTCCGCTGGTCGTCGGACACGACCTCGAGGTCCTGCCAGCTGAGCCCGGCACTCGACCCGAAGGCCTTGATCAGGGCTTCCTTCGCCGCGAACCGTGCGGCGAGGGACGCGATCGGCCGGGGTTCGCCGTCACGGACCTGCTCGGACGGTGTGAACAGCCGCGCCCGCATCGCCGGTGTGCGCTCGAGCACCCGTTCGAACCGCTCCAGGTCGACCACGTCGACCCCGATCCCGATGATCACCGTCGCGACTACTCGACGGTGACCGACTTCGCGAGGTTGCGTGGCTGGTCCACGTCGAGGCCCTTGGCGGCGGCGAGCTCCATGCCGAACATGTGCAGCGGTGCCACGGCGAGCAGCGGCTCGAACAGCGGGGTCGCCAGCGGGATCCGCAGGACCTCGTCGGCGAAGGGCAGCACCGCGGCGTCGCCCTCTTCGGCGATCGCGATCACCCGGGCACCGCGGGCGCGGATCTCCTGGATGTTCGAGACGACCTTCGGGTGCAGCGATCGGGGGTCGCGCGGCGACGGCACGATGACGAAGACGATCTGGCCCGGCTCGATCAGGGCGATCGGGCCGTGCTTGAGCTCACCGGCGGCGAAGCCCTCGGCGTGGATGTACGCGAGCTCCTTGAGCTTGAGGGCCCCCTCGAGCGCGATCGGGTAGCCGACGTGGCGGCCGAGGAACAGCACGCTCCGGGTGTCCGCCATCCAGCGGGCCAGGTCCTTGATGCCGGCGGCGTCCTCGATCGTCTGCTGCAGCTTCGGGGCGAGCCCCTCGAGCTCGGCGACCTGCTCGGCGATCTGCTCGGTGGTGAGCGTGCCGCGCAGCGTCGCCAGGTGCAGCCCGAGCAGGTAGAGCGCGACGCCCTGGGCGATGAAGGCCTTGGTCGACGCGACGGCGACCTCGGGCCCGGCGTGCGTGTAGATCACGGCGTCGGACTCACGGGGGATCGTGGCGCCCTGGGTGTTGCAGATCGACAGGACCTGCGCGCCCTGCTCGCGGGCGTACTTGACGGCCATGAGCGTGTCCATGGTCTCGCCGGACTGGCTGATCGAGACGACCAGGGTGCGCTCGTCCAGCACCGGGTCGCGGTACCGGAACTCGTGGGCGAGCTCGACCTCGACCGGCACACGGGCCCACTGCTCGATGGCGTACTTGCCCAGGATGCCGGCGTAGGCGGCGGTGCCGCAGGCGATCACGATGACGCGGTCGACGGTCGCCAGGCGCTCGGCGATCGGGTCGAGGTCGGTCAGCGTGACGGCGCCGTCGTGGACGCGACCGAGGATCGTCTTCGCGACGGCCTCGGGCTCCTCGCTGATCTCCTTCGCCATGAACGAGCTCCAGCCGCCCTTGTCGGCGGCGGACGCGTCCCAGTTGACCTCGAACTCGCTCGGCGTGGCCGGGGTGCCGTCGAAGTGGATGACGTCGACGCCGTCGGGGCGGATCGTGGCGATCTCGTCCTGCCCGATCGACAGCGCGCGCTGCGTGTAGGCGACGAACGCGGCGACGTCCGAGCCCATGAAGTTCTCACCGTCGCCGAGCCCGACCACCAGAGGCGAGTTGCGGCGGGCACCGACGACGACGCCGGGCTGGTCGGCGTGCACGACGAGGAGCGTGAAGGCCCCCTCGAGCCGCTGCACGGCCTGCTGCATGGCGGCGGTCAGGTCGCCGGTCTCGCGGAAGGCGCGTCCGACCAGGTGCGCGGCGACCTCGGAGTCGGTCTCGCTGCGGAACTCGATGCCCTCGGCCTGCAGTTCGGCGCGGAGCTCGGAGAAGTTCTCGATGATGCCGTTGTGGATGAGGGCGAGCTTGTCGCCGTCGGCCAGGTGCGGGTGGGCGTTGCCGTCCGTCGGTCCGCCGTGCGTCGCCCAGCGGGTGTGCCCGATGCCCGTCGTGCCGTCCGGGATCGGCGACGACTCGAGCTCATCGACCAGGGCCTGGAGCTTGCCGGCCTTCTTGGCCGACACGAGGTCTCCGGCTGGGTCGACGACGGCGATGCCCGCCGAGTCGTAGCCGCGGTACTCGAGGCGACGGAGGCCACCGAGGAGGACGTCCTGGCTGCTGTTGCTGCCGACGTAGCCGACGATTCCACACATGGAACCGATCCTACGGTCTGCCTGGACGCCGACCCTGCGAAGTCCCGGGGGTGGGGATAACGTTTCGGCCATGGGACGCTTCGACGACATCGCCATCACCACGCTGCACGGCGAGGACACCACGTTCGGCGCCTACGCCGACAAGGCCGTACTGGTCGTGAACGTCGCCTCCCGGTGCGGCCTCGCCCCACAGTACGAGCAGCTCGAGGCCCTGCAGAAGCAGTACGGCCCCCGCGGGTTCACGGTGCTGGGCTTCCCGAGCAACCAGTTCCTGCAGGAGCTCGGCTCGTCCGAGGCGATCGACGAGTACTGCTCCACCACGTGGGGCGTGACGTTCCCGATGTCCGAGAAGGTCAAGGTCAACGGCAAGAGCGCCCACCCGCTCTACCAGGCCCTCAAGGAGACCCCGGACGCCGACGGCAAGGCCGGCCGGGTCGCCTGGAACTTCGAGAAGTTCCTCGTCGCCCCCGACGGCACCGTCACGCGGTTCCGCCCCACCACGAAGCCCGACGCCCCCGAGGTCGTCGCCGCCATCGAGGCGGCCCTCCCCGCCTGACGCGTCGCGTCCTGCGGACGCGCACCGAGCACTGGACGGGAGGCCCGTGGCAGGTGAGCCGGTCGGCTCACGTGCCACGGGCCTCCCGTCTGTACGCTCGATCCCATGCCGTTCTCGGAGACCGCCGTCGCGCACCCGACCCCGTTCGTGGAGATCCCGCGCGACGAGTGGTCCCAGCTCGCCCCGAAGGAGCACCTGTCGCTCACCGAGACCGAGATCGTGCAGCTGCGCGGTCTCGGTGACCGGTTGGACATGCAGGAGGTGCAGGAGGTCTACCTGCCCCTGTCCCGCCTGCTCACGCTCTACGCCGCCGGTGCGCGCAACCTGCACGCCGAGACGAGCCGGTTCCTCGGTGAGCGCGCCGGACGCACGCCGTTCGTCATCGGCGTCGCGGGCTCCGTCGCGGTCGGCAAGTCCACCGTCGCCCGCCTGCTGCGCGAGCTGACGAAGCGCTGGCCGGACACCCCTCGTGTGGAGCTCGTGACGACCGACGGCTTCCTGTACCCGAACGCCGAGCTGGAGCGCCGCGGGATCATGGACCGCAAGGGCTTCCCGGAGTCGTACGACCGCCGCTCCCTGCTGCGCTTCGTGAGCCAGGTGAAGAGCGGGGCGACCGAGGTCCGCGCGCCGTACTACTCGCACCTGGTCTACGACATCGTGCCCGATGCCGAGATCGTCGTCCGGCAGCCCGACGTGCTCATCGTCGAGGGCCTCAACGTGCTGGCGCCCCCGGTGCACGGCCGGCTCGCGCTGTCCGACCTGTTCGACTTCACGATCTACGTGGACGCGAAGACGAAGGACATCGAGTCCTGGTACGTCGACCGGTTCCTCGCCCTGCAGGAAGAAGCGTTCTCGAGCCCCGACTCGTTCTTCCACCGGTTCGCCTCGCTCTCGCGAGCGGACGCGGTACGGACGGCGACCGAGGTCTGGCGGGCGATCAACGAGCCGAACCTGATCGAGAACGTGCTGCCCACGCGCTCCCGCGCCACGCTGGTGCTGAAGAAGGGCGCGAACCACAAGGTGAACTCGGTCCTGCTCCGCAAGATCTAGCGGTAGGGCAGCGCAAAACACCGGTGTTCGCGAGCTGAACCGCGGTCTGCGCGTGTTCAACCGGCGAACACCGGTGTCTTGCGGCGAAACCCCTACGCGGCGTCGAGCGCCAGGCGGTCCTGCACGACGGCGGCGAGCTCCTCGGCGATGCGCTGGGCATCGTCCTGCGAAGCGGCCTCGACCATCACGCGCACGACCGGCTCGGTGCCCGACGGACGGAGCAGCACGCGGCCGCTGTCCCCGAGCGCCGCGCTGGCGGCGGCGATGGCGTCCTGCACGCCCTGGTCGGCGAGCCCGTGCCGATCGACGCCGCGGACGTTGAGCAGCACCTGCGGGAACACGGTCATGCACGAGGCGAGCTCCTGCAGCGACTTCCCGGTCCGGGCCATCTCGGCCACCAGGTGGAGCCCGGTCAGGATGCCGTCACCCGTCGTGGCGAACTCGTTGAAGATGATGTGGCCCGACTGCTCGCCGCCGATGGAGTAGTCGCCCTCGGTCATCTTCTCGAGCACGTAGCGGTCGCCCACGCCGGCCTCGATCACGGTGATGCCCGCGTCGGCCATGGCGCGCTTCAGCCCGAGGTTCGACATGACCGTCGCGACGAGCGTGTCGTCCTTCAGGCGGCCGCGCTCCTGCAGGGACAGCGCGAGGATCGCCATGATCTGGTCGCCGTCGATCGCGTTGCCCGCGGCGTCGACCGCCAGGCAGCGGTCCGCGTCGCCGTCGTGCGCGATGCCGACGTCGGCGCCGTGCTCGAGCACCGCGCGGGCGAGGTTGTCGATGTGGGTCGAACCGACGCCGTCGTTGATGTTCCAGCCGTCGGGGTCGGCGCCGATGAGCGTCACGCGGGCACCCGCGTTGACGAAGACCTCGGGCGAGACGCCGGCCGCGGCACCGTTGGCGCAGTCGAGCACCACGTGGAGCCCAGCGAGCCGGTGCGGCAACGTGCCGAGCAGGTGCACGACGTAGCGGTCCTCGGCGTCGGCGAACCGCGAGATGCGCCCGACGTCGATGCCGGTCGGGGTGGGCGCGGAGTGGTCGTGCATGGCCGCTTCGATGCGGTCCTCGACCTCGTCCGGCAGCTTGCGGCCACCTGTGGCGAAGAACTTGATCCCGTTGTCGGGAGCGGGGTTGTGCGATGCGGAGATCATCACGCCGAAGTCGGCGTCGATGTCCGCGACGAGGAACGCCGCGGCGGGGGTGGGGATGACCCCGGCGTCGAGCACGTCGACGCCGGCCGAGGCGAGTCCGGCCGCGACGGCGGCACCGAGGAACTCGCCGGAGACGCGCGGGTCCCGCGCGAGGACCGCGCGTGGGCGCGGTCGACCCGACGCCCGGCGGGCGTCGGCATGGTGTCCGTGTGTGAGGACGGCCGCGCTCGCCTGGGCAAGACCCAGTGCGAGCGCGGCCGTCAGCTCGCCGTTGGCGAGACCACGAACCCCGTCGGTACCGAACAGACGCGGCATGGCGATCTTCAGCCGGTGACGACTAGCGCTTCGAGAACTGCGAAGCCTTGCGGGCCTTCTTGAGACCGGCCTTCTTGCGCTCGATGACGCGGGCGTCACGGGTGAGGAAGCCGGCCTTCTTGAGGGTCGCGCGGTTGTTCTCGCGGTCGATCTCGTTCAGGGTGCGGGCGATGGCGAGGCGGAGCGCGCCGGCCTGACCCGAGGGGCCACCACCGGTGATGCGGGCGACGACGTCGTACGAGCCGAGGAGCTCGAGCACCTTGAAGGGGTCGTTGATGAGCTGCTGGTGCAGCTTGTTCGGGAAGTAGTCCTCGAGCGTGCGGCCGTTCACGACGAACGTGCCGGAGCCCGGGACGAGCCGGACACGCGCGATGGCCTCCTTGCGGCGCCCGACGGCACCGCCGGAGACGTTGAGGATCTGACGGGGAGCGGCCTCGGCAGCGGCGGGTGCGCTCTCCGTGGTGAAGCTCTCCGGGGTCTGGTCGAGGGAATCAGCGATCTGAGCCATGAGTTTCTCTATGTCCTTGAAGTCGTCGTGGCCGGAACTACTGTGCGACCTGGTCGAAGATGTACGGCTTGGGCTGCTGCGCGGCGTGCGGGTGCTCCGCGCCGGCGTAGACCTTCAGCTTCTTGAGCTGCTCGCGGCCGAGGGTGTTCTTCGGCAGCATGCCGCGGATCGCCTTCTCGACGGCGCGGGTGGGGTGCTTCTCGAGCATCTCCGGGTAGGAGGTCGCCGTCAGGCCGCCCGGGTAACCCGAGTGACGGTAGTAGACCTTCTTCGCGAGCTTCGAACCGGTCAGGGCGACCTTGTCGGCGTTCACGATGATGACGAAGTCACCCATGTCCATGTGCTGGGCGAAGGTGGCCTTGTGCTTGCCGCGCAGGAGCGCCGCGGCGTGGGTGGCGAGACGGCCGAGGACGACGTCGGTGGCGTCGATGACGATCCAGTCGTGCTGGACGTCTGCCGGCTTCGGTGAGAACGTGCGAGTCACAGGAGTGCTGCTTTCGTGTCGAGGTGAGGAGTCCGTGAATCCCACTCCGGGCGGGAGTTCCACGAGCAGAAGCGCGGGGAACACCTCGGTTGGAGGGCTCATCTGACTGTCCGCGCGCGGGGCGCACAGACCAAGGTGAGAGCCTAGCCGACGCGGGGCACGTCGGTCAAACGCGGGCAACTGCCGGCCTGGAGGCGCGGGGCGGCCCCGCACCGCGCCTCCCGTCCGCCCTGGGCCCAGCCCACTGCACCCGGTGAGCAGAAGACGTCGGGTCCGCACCGCGAACCCGACGTTTTCTGCACACTCGTCGCCCCGACGCGCGACGTGGGGACTACTCCACAGCCGCAGCCTTCCGTCGGCGACGCACGACCAGCACACCCGCACCCGCCCCGAGCAACAGGAACGCCACCAACGCACCAGCACCCATCCCCGCAGCACCCGTGAACGCGAGCTGCCCATCCACGGTGATCGCGATCGGGGTCCACCCGATCAGACTCCCGTCCGCAGCCGTCACCGCCAACCGGTGCACACCAGCCGCCGTGTCCGCCGGGATCGTCACCCGAACCGTCCCATCAGCAGCCACCACCGCGGTGCCGATCAGCGTCGGCTCCGAGAACAACCACACGTTGACCGTGTCACCGGCAGACGCCGTCCCCACCGTCACCGTGATCGTCTCCCCCGCACGCGCCGTCGCCGGAGCAGACACCCCACCACGACTCGCCTCCGTCAACAGCGACCCCGACGGCGCCACCGGAACGACCGGCGGAGTGATCCCGTCGACCGGCGGCGCCGGCGTCGGGGTCGGGGTCGGCGTCGGGGTCGGG contains these protein-coding regions:
- a CDS encoding holo-ACP synthase, whose translation is MIIGIGVDVVDLERFERVLERTPAMRARLFTPSEQVRDGEPRPIASLAARFAAKEALIKAFGSSAGLSWQDLEVVSDDQRNPSLTLHQGARQVADARGVTSVHLSLSHDGGIATAFVVLEGTDVVLEGTVR
- the glmS gene encoding glutamine--fructose-6-phosphate transaminase (isomerizing), yielding MCGIVGYVGSNSSQDVLLGGLRRLEYRGYDSAGIAVVDPAGDLVSAKKAGKLQALVDELESSPIPDGTTGIGHTRWATHGGPTDGNAHPHLADGDKLALIHNGIIENFSELRAELQAEGIEFRSETDSEVAAHLVGRAFRETGDLTAAMQQAVQRLEGAFTLLVVHADQPGVVVGARRNSPLVVGLGDGENFMGSDVAAFVAYTQRALSIGQDEIATIRPDGVDVIHFDGTPATPSEFEVNWDASAADKGGWSSFMAKEISEEPEAVAKTILGRVHDGAVTLTDLDPIAERLATVDRVIVIACGTAAYAGILGKYAIEQWARVPVEVELAHEFRYRDPVLDERTLVVSISQSGETMDTLMAVKYAREQGAQVLSICNTQGATIPRESDAVIYTHAGPEVAVASTKAFIAQGVALYLLGLHLATLRGTLTTEQIAEQVAELEGLAPKLQQTIEDAAGIKDLARWMADTRSVLFLGRHVGYPIALEGALKLKELAYIHAEGFAAGELKHGPIALIEPGQIVFVIVPSPRDPRSLHPKVVSNIQEIRARGARVIAIAEEGDAAVLPFADEVLRIPLATPLFEPLLAVAPLHMFGMELAAAKGLDVDQPRNLAKSVTVE
- a CDS encoding glutathione peroxidase, which translates into the protein MGRFDDIAITTLHGEDTTFGAYADKAVLVVNVASRCGLAPQYEQLEALQKQYGPRGFTVLGFPSNQFLQELGSSEAIDEYCSTTWGVTFPMSEKVKVNGKSAHPLYQALKETPDADGKAGRVAWNFEKFLVAPDGTVTRFRPTTKPDAPEVVAAIEAALPA
- the coaA gene encoding type I pantothenate kinase, translating into MPFSETAVAHPTPFVEIPRDEWSQLAPKEHLSLTETEIVQLRGLGDRLDMQEVQEVYLPLSRLLTLYAAGARNLHAETSRFLGERAGRTPFVIGVAGSVAVGKSTVARLLRELTKRWPDTPRVELVTTDGFLYPNAELERRGIMDRKGFPESYDRRSLLRFVSQVKSGATEVRAPYYSHLVYDIVPDAEIVVRQPDVLIVEGLNVLAPPVHGRLALSDLFDFTIYVDAKTKDIESWYVDRFLALQEEAFSSPDSFFHRFASLSRADAVRTATEVWRAINEPNLIENVLPTRSRATLVLKKGANHKVNSVLLRKI
- the glmM gene encoding phosphoglucosamine mutase — encoded protein: MPRLFGTDGVRGLANGELTAALALGLAQASAAVLTHGHHADARRASGRPRPRAVLARDPRVSGEFLGAAVAAGLASAGVDVLDAGVIPTPAAAFLVADIDADFGVMISASHNPAPDNGIKFFATGGRKLPDEVEDRIEAAMHDHSAPTPTGIDVGRISRFADAEDRYVVHLLGTLPHRLAGLHVVLDCANGAAAGVSPEVFVNAGARVTLIGADPDGWNINDGVGSTHIDNLARAVLEHGADVGIAHDGDADRCLAVDAAGNAIDGDQIMAILALSLQERGRLKDDTLVATVMSNLGLKRAMADAGITVIEAGVGDRYVLEKMTEGDYSIGGEQSGHIIFNEFATTGDGILTGLHLVAEMARTGKSLQELASCMTVFPQVLLNVRGVDRHGLADQGVQDAIAAASAALGDSGRVLLRPSGTEPVVRVMVEAASQDDAQRIAEELAAVVQDRLALDAA
- the rpsI gene encoding 30S ribosomal protein S9: MAQIADSLDQTPESFTTESAPAAAEAAPRQILNVSGGAVGRRKEAIARVRLVPGSGTFVVNGRTLEDYFPNKLHQQLINDPFKVLELLGSYDVVARITGGGPSGQAGALRLAIARTLNEIDRENNRATLKKAGFLTRDARVIERKKAGLKKARKASQFSKR
- the rplM gene encoding 50S ribosomal protein L13 — protein: MTRTFSPKPADVQHDWIVIDATDVVLGRLATHAAALLRGKHKATFAQHMDMGDFVIIVNADKVALTGSKLAKKVYYRHSGYPGGLTATSYPEMLEKHPTRAVEKAIRGMLPKNTLGREQLKKLKVYAGAEHPHAAQQPKPYIFDQVAQ